The genomic segment GCTTCATCACCGCTAGTTAAAACATCAGTTAAAATACTTCCATTTATACAAACGCAAATAAGCCCGCTACTCTGTCTTTTATAGCCCCTAAGAATTATAAAACCATCTTTAAATTCATTTGCTATAGCTATACAAAGTGGGGTTTTGCCGCTTCCACCAAGGGTTATATTTCCTATGCTTATTATGGGTATTTGAAAATCCATCTCTTTTGAAAATTTTTTTTTAAAATAGACCGCAAAGGCATACAAAATAGTTATTGGAATTAAAAAAAATGATAAAATTTTATCAAAAATATTTGGGTAATAAAAATATCTTTGTACCCAAATATTTAACTTATTAAACACGATTTTTTGCTATTTCTTTGATTTTTTCGCAAATATAATATATCTCTTCTTCTTTTAATGCACCATATATAGGCAAAGATAGTATTTGCTGATAATTTTTAAGAGCATTAGGAAAAGCATTAACTTTAAGCCCATATTTGCTTTTATAGTATGTCAACAAATGAATAGGTACATAGTGAAGTGATGTGTGAATTCCATTTTCTAACAATTCTTTAGCGAATCCATCGCGATTTTTATCAACTTTTATTATATATTGATTATAAATATGGTCTCGTTTTTTTACTGGTAAACTTATATGTGGGCAATCTTTTAATTCTTCATCATAAATAGCCGCTATCTCTTGTCTTTTTTTGGCAAAAGCTTCATGTTTTTTAAACTGAGCAAATGCAAAAGCACCATTTAATGTAGTAAGGTCATACTTTAAACCTATATCAACAACGTCATATATATATCCCATATTTCCACTTTTATCAAGCCCACTAACCATCGCATAATTTCTTAAAAGTTGTGCCTTTTTTGCAATCTCATCATTATTTGTTACCATAAAACCCGCTGCAGCGGTTGGATTTATGGTTTGAGAATGAATCTGAAAACAAGTAAAAAGTGATTTTTTGGCACCTATTTTTTCACCTTTATAAGTAAGTCCAACAGCTCTATTTGCATCTTCTAAAATATGAACATCATATTGTTTTGCAATCTCTTCTATTTCATCCATCATAGCAGCTTGACCTGCTACATGATTTACAAAAATACCTTTAAGTTTTTTATGATTATTCTTTTTCAAAGACTCTTCTAAAGCTTGTGGATTTATAGTAAAATCATCTTCATTTATGTCAACAAATATAGGCTCAGCATCAAAATATCTAATAGCTTGCGCTACGCTTGGAAAAGCATTAACTGAGCATATAAACTTATCTCCGCGTTTAACTTCCATAGCACTCAATGCAAGATGGTGTGTTGCTGCATTATTTATAGTTGTGATAGCATATTTTACATCAAATGTTTTTCTTAAAGATGCTTCAAAATCATCAATAATGTTAGTATTTTGATCGCTTAAAGCTTTTTTTATCATATCTAGCTCTTCATTATCCATAGATGGTTTATAAAATAAAATTTCCTGCATAATAATTCCTTAAATTTCTGCTATTTTAGGCATTTGTCTTTTAAATTTGTTTCGGTTTATTCTAGATAAAACATTATCTATCAACTCTTTGTTTTTAAACTTTTTATACAACAACTCGTAGTTGTCGCCATTTTTTTCTATAAAAAATAGAACCTCATCTAGTATTTTATAACTATACCCTAAATCACTTTCATCGTTTTGACCATGCCACAAATCAGCACTTGGTGCTTTATTTATAATTTTTTCATCAATTTCTAGAAATCTTGCGAATTCGTAAATTTCAGTTTTATAAAGCTCGCCTATTGGATTTAACGCATACGCCAAATCACCATATATTGTTCCATAGCCAAGCATTAATTCACTTTTATTGCTAGTTCCAACAACAAGTGAGTTTGATAATGCTGAGTGATGATATAAAATGCTCATTCTTATTCTAGCACTTAAATTTCCCATTGAATATTTATCAAGTTTACCAGATAAAGTTTCTTCAAAATTATTTAATATATTTTGTATATTTATAATTTTATATTTTATATTTAAGTCTGAGCATAATTTTATGCCATCTTTTAAATTTTCATCATTAGAAAAATAAGTAGGCAATAAAAATGCATTTACATTTTCTGGATTTGATATCTTACAAAGTTTTGCTACCACGGCTGAATCTATACCACCGCTAATACCAACAACAAAACCTTTGCAGGCTGATTCTTCTAAATATTTACTAAGAAATTTAACTAAAGTATTTTGAACTTGCTTGTAATCTTTTTTATCCATAAAATATATCTTTCTATTTTTAATACCTAAACTAGAAAATAATTTATAATTATACTAACTTATTTATAAAAGTTTCTTTTAAAAGTTAAATTGATATAATAATTATCAATATTTATTTATATTTATTTATAACAAAGGATTACATGGTAGTTTTTCTTAAGCCATTTGGCCCATACCAAACAAATTGCTATATATTAAAAGACAATAATAAGGAAATTATAATAGATCCTGGCGAAGGTTCTTATAGTTGGGTTATGAATAACGTCAAAGATCCTCGTGCTATACTATTAACACATGGTCATTTTGATCATATTTATGATGCAACTGTTTTAAAAAGAGAGCTTAAAATACCTATCTTTATACACAAATTAGATGCATTTATGCTAAGAAGTGATAAAGATTTTTGTGGATATGAGTGTTGTGAAGCTGATTTTATGATAGATGAAGGCGAATATAAATTTGGAGGCTTTAAGTTTAAATTTCTACATTTTCCAGGCCATACACCAGGGTGTTGTATGATACAGATAGAAAATTTAATGTTTAGCGGAGATTTTTTATTTAAAGAAAGTGTTGGTAGATGGGATTTTGAATACTCAAGCAGAAGCGATATGCTAAAAAGTCTTATAAAAAGCAAAAATTTGCAAGGAAATTTTAATATGTACCCTGGTCATGGGCTAGCAACAACATGGGAAAAAGAGAAAGAAAATATAGATGTTTATATAAGATATGTTCAAAGAAGTTAAAAACTTTGAAAATGTCTTGACAAATACAAAAAAAAATAATATAATTACAACTTCAATTTTATTATTGGGGTATCGCCAAGCGGTAAGGCAACTGGTTTTGGTCCAGTCATCCAGAGGTTCGAATCCTCTTACCCCATCCACCTCATATCGCGGAGTAGAGCAGTGGTAGCTCGTCGGGCTCATAACCCGAAGGTCGGCAGTTCAAATCTGTCCTCCGCAACCAAATACCCATTTTATCGTATCAAACTAGCACTTTTTTAAATGCTTAATTATTTCTTAAAATTAATCAATTAAAATTCATACTTTTTTTACTATTTTTCACATAACTGAATTAATTAAATTTTCTATTGTTTCACTTGATTTTTCTACTTTATTTGTTATATATCTTTGTGTTGTGGTTATATTTGTATGACCTAGCGTAAAAGATACCTGCTCTATTGGTAATTTTAAATAATTAATTGAGTAACTAGCAACTAAATGTCTTATATCGTGAAGCCTAATTTTTGGTAAATTATTGCTTTTAAGTAATGTTTTCCAACTTCTTCGCAAATCCTGATATTTATTATTTGTATTTGGATTTATAAAAACATAGCTATCAAGCTTATTATTTTTCTTAGCTTCAATGTATCTTTTATATAATCTATTATATAAATCTTCACTCATTTTATATATCATATCTTTTTTAGCTTTGTTAATTTTATAAGGTATTGTATATGTTTTATTCTTTAAATTTACATCATCCCATTTTAAAGATAAAACTTCGTTTTTCCTTCTTCCGTGCAAAAGGAAAAAGAATATATCGCAAGTTTCACTATTATTTAATACAATAGCTTTTATTATCTTCTTTTGTGTTGATATAGGATAATCAAAATAGATTTTATTATCGAACTTTGGAAGCTCTACAAAGTCGCAGGGATTTTTTTCTATTAATTCCATTTTGATAGCAAATTTAAATATAACTCTTAATTTAACAAGTATATTTTTGATAGTTTTAATCTTATATTCTTGCTTAATTAATGAATTACAAAATAATTGTATATCTATAAATTTTATACTTTCCACATCTCTTAAGCCTAAATCATTACGAAAGTGTTTATTATATGTAGCTATATCACTTCTTAAAGTTGAATAGCTTAATATACACTCATAAAAGCTTACATAAGTATCAAATAATTTATTAAAATTCATAGTTTCTTAAATCTCTTATAATAAAATCTTCAACCAAAGGATTGTTTAAATCATGTTTTTTATCATTATTTGATACAAAGCTCATATCTCTATCAATTAATAAATTTTCTGTATATGCTAGATGTTGCAAATTACAATTTTGCTTGTCTAAGCTTTCATAATATGATATTAATTCAAAATCTTTTTTCCTGTTTAAAGGCTTATTTTTATTATAGTTTGCTAAATATCTGTTTTTCTCTGCTTGTCTTGATAGATGATTTATTGTTACATCTACACTATCAGGCAATTTAATTCTTAAATTCTCTTTTTTCTTTTCTTGTTTTTCAAAGTCATAAGAGTTTATAAGATTATCTTTTATATAATGCTCTAGTCTTCCATTTAGATAAATAAGCTCTTCTTTGTTCCTTGGTATTTTTATATTTATATAATCGTCTTCCTTTTTCCATTCCAAAAAAAAATTATCATCATTTTTCATATCGTTTAGATGATGAAAATCCTTGAAAGTAGATATAAAATTTATCTTTCTATATACCCACAAAGGAACTTTTGTTCTTGATGTTATAAATCTTCTTACTTTGTGTTTTACATACCAGCAAGAAAGTTCATCAAGCTTATCAGTTTTATCAACATTTATAAAGGTCTTTTGGATATATTTCATAACATAGCCACTAGCATTATAAATACTTGTTTGAAAACCGTTTATTTCATTATTCATAATTTGCTCTTTAGTTATAGCATTTTTTCTTAAATTCTGTGGAGCATAGAATATATCACGATATATTTTTAACATAAAATCAAAATTGTTTTTATCTGTATAAAATAAAGCATGTATGTGTGGCACTCCATCGCTTTTGTGTGGTTCAAAACATCGTATATAAGAACTTTGCGAACCTTTAAAATTCTTTCTAAATCGCATTATAAATAAATGCCATTGATGATTTAAAACTTTAATCAAATCATTAATTGTTAATGTAGCTTGGTTTTTAGCTTTATATTTTACATCATAAGGCAAGTATTTATAATCCTTAGCCTTAAACCTTGAATAATCACCTTTTAAAGCATCCCTAAAGCAACCATTAAGAGTTATGGTTAAAAATACAGGGCTTAAGAGATTATCATTTGATAAGCTATATATCGTATTTACTCGGTTTGTAACTTCAGCATAATACTTGGATGAGAAATTAGCAGACATTGATATATCAAAAAGCGATTTAATCTCGCCTAGATTATTTACAAATTGATGATTTAATAAATAATTTTTTTGATTATCCATTTTTGACTGGCAAAATTTCAAATCGTTATCAGTAACACCAAACATTTAAATCCTTCCCAAACTTAAAGGTAACAGTTTTTTATTAAATTGATAAATTGACAAGAGCCCCACTTACTCACTCGCGAAGCTCGTTCGTAAGTTGGGGCTTACGCCGGAAAAAACAAAACAACCCAAAAAGCTAAAATAAGCAAAAAAGCATTTTTTAGTTTTTAGGCTAGGGGTTTGATTTAAGTGTTTTAAAGTTTAGACTTATTATGCAAACCCCTAGTAAAGATACTATTAGGGGGATTTATCCCCCTAATAACCCCCGATTAAATAATTTCAATACTAACAGTCAAAACACTTTTAACATCCTTTTCTTGCTCTACTGAAAAAAGATATTTTAAAAGCCAAATATCTTTTAAAATTGGTATTCCATTGCGGTATTTATTAGAAGTTGTTTTATTAATTCCACTAAGGACTAAAACATCGCCTTTTTTAAGGAAATATGAGCTTTTAAGCTCTTTTTTTGATGTGATAGGTGTATTAGTATCATTTAATAAATCTTCTAATACTAAGGACAAATCAACCTTAATAACATCTTTTAGGAATATAGGTTTTAAACTTATCTTTAATCCGACATCTTTATACTGAAATGATGAAGTAGTAGAACTTTGAGAGTTTGTTACTTCGCTTTGTGAAGTTAGATAAGGAATTGTTTTAACTGAGCTAAAAAAGACATCATTATCATTATAAGCGGTTAAAAACGGGCTTGATATAATCTTAGTAATACCATTCTCATCAAGAAAATTTAAAACACCAAAATAAGCAGAAGAATTATTTTTTATAATGTTTGAATTACTCATATATGGAGCAGTTAAAAGATTTACATATAGTTTTAAATCTCCATGATTAAGTGGCTTTAAAATTGAAGTTAAATCAGTTCCGCGATTATATAAATCGTTAAGATTTGTTTCAGTAATAACAAGCTTAAAAGTTGCAGACTTTGGCAAAACATCATAATCTTTTATACTTTGTTTTATTTGTCTATATGTAAAATCATCAGACCTAAAATATAAAGTATTGTTATGAGTGCTAAAAGTAGAGTTTATATCATAAAGGGTTAAAATTTTAGAAACATCATCAGGAATAAAATTATTAAATTTTATCTGTTTTAAATCTTTCTTTAACTGCTCTTTATCTGTAACAATATATAAATCATCCACAAAATCAATATATAAATTCTTGCTAGATAAAATCTTTTTAAACTCATCTAAACTAAGCTTATCATTATCGCCATTAAATACAAAGTGATAGCTTGATACATCAATTTCACTATCAGCAATAATTCTAACATTGTTATATTTAGAAGTTAAAAACATTAAATCAAGTAGATTTATATATGTATTTATAGCATGTGAAAAACTACTTAAACAAACTAGAATTAGAAATATCTTTTTCATCTTTAGAACCTTTATTAATAGAATTTAAAACATCAAACACGGGGCTTTTAAAAGCAAAAAAATAGTTTGTAAAACTTCCAATTTTAAAAGAAGTAAAATATAAAGCAGAATTGCGAGAAATAATAAATTCTAAAAATGATTTAGGAAACTCAACATCACTTTTTTTAATAAAGCAATTAGAATCAATACAAGTAATATTATATAAATATAAATTTTCTAAATCATGATCAGATTTATTATATTCTTTTATTATCTTATGTTTGGAGTTATTAGATAAATTATAATTTTTTGTATCTATGTTGTTTATAGTTTTAACATCATTTGTATTATTTTTATTTGTGTCATCTGTCATACTATCAATAACAAAATAAAAAATAATAACTAAAACAAAAAGTAAAAATAATGATATTAAAAAGAATTTTTTTATTAAAGATGATTGATTTTTGATTTTTCCACTATGATATAAATTAAATACATCTTTAGAAAAATCGATATTTATTTTTCTATACTCATCTTTTGCATAGAGCTTATAAGAACCATAAAGAATATATCTTAATTTATTTGTAAAAACTCTTTTGGAGCTATCAACAGCTTTATAAAAAAATTCAGCAATTCTCTTATACTCCGGATTTATCAAACTTAAATCCTGAGTAATTAAATAAATTTCTTGACTTAAATGCCTATGATATGTAAGCCACCATATTAAAATCTCATCTTTTTTATTTTTAAAAAAGTTATGTGCTTCATCAAGAATAATTAACACTTTAAATAAATTATATTGCTTTGCTACTTCTATTAAATACTTATCACCTTTTTTATCTAGGTAACAAGCGTGTAAAATAGAAATATCATCATAAAATTTATTAAAATCAAATTGTATAAATCTAGTATCTAAATCAAATTTAAAGCCATCAATATTTGTATAACAATAAAAAAATTCATCTTGTTTTTTAGTTTCTTTCTTGTCTTTTTTAAACTTATCAAAAAATGATTTTTTGGGTTGTTTTAAAAAGGTTTCATATATACGATTAACAGCAAAGTAAGTTTTTCCACTGCCCGGATTACCAATCACATAAGAAATCATTTTTTATAACTTTGATATAAATAATGTTTCTAATGTTTCCCTTATATTTTTTAAAACTACTATGCTTATTTTTAAAGCATAAATACTAAAAAAAGTAACAAAAATAGGCGAAAACACTGAAAACACATCAACAAAAGCAGACCAAATACCAAAAGACTTTAAAACACTTATAAAATAACTTATTAAACTATCATTTGAATAAGAAAAATTATTAATATAATTAATAATAAAATTAACTTTTGTATAGATAAATTCTATAATCTTATACAATAAATAAAAATAACTAAGCAAAGCAGTAGTTAAAAGTAAATTTATAGCTAACATTTTAGCAAATGTTAAAGATTTTAAAGCTATAGAAGCTATATCAAAACCTTTTTTAAAAGTAAAAAATTCAAATATCATCATAAAAAAATTAAGCATAACAAAACCCTTTAAAAGCTAAAGATAAATAATTTAATACAAATCATAAGAAACATGATAAAAAAGAAAATATAAAAAATTTTATAGATTAAAGGACTAATATCAGATAAAAAATTACATAAATCAAGCCTTATAACTTGATTTTTAAAGCCCAAAGGAACATTAAAAGATTTAGGACAAGTATTAGGTATTGAAGATTTATCTAATTGATTTAAACCATTTGTATCAAACAAATTTCTTAATTTATCAAGGTTTCTTAAATAATCATCAAATTTATTGGTAACTTCATCTATACCTTTTTTTACTTCACCAATAAAATTATCATTAGCAGAATTTAAATCAGTATAATCAACACTTTTACCAAATTCTATATCATCATCACCTTTACCATCTTCATTACCATTATTATTTATATTATTACCGCCGGGTTTTCCATTTGGGTAAGTTCCTTTACCATCATCTTTACCTTTACCACTTGGGTCAGTTCCTTTACCATCATTGTCTTTACCTTTTCCATCTTTGTCTTTACCATCAAAATCTTTTCCATCATTTGGATTATCTGTTGTAATACTACCACCAGAACCACTAGAATCGCTATCATTATTTGGTTTACTTTCTTCTATTGGTTTATTTGGTTTAGGTTTATTTGGTGTAAAATCTAACTCATTGTCTTTTTTTGGTTTATCTTCTTTGTCTTTTTTTGGTGTATCTTCTGGTATCTCTTTAAATCTTATTTCTTGACCATTAGCACAATTAGTATCAATAAAACCACCCCAAGGAAGATAAGTGCAGGCATAAGATTTAATATCAGCAACATATTGACAACTTTTATCGGCAGACTTAGACCAAGAAGAGCCTAAACCAGTACATATACAATTAGCTATATTCTCAAAACCACGAGAAGAAGAGCAATCAATACAAGACTCATCAGGAAAACCAAATTTATTTAAATTTTCATCGGTGCAATCTTTGTAACATCTTTCAGATTCAAAGTCATAACTGTAACCAACTTCGCAAGGAATAGCAATATCAACATCAGGAATATCATCATCAGCAAAAGAAAAAGTAAAAGCAAATAATAAAAATAATATTATTCTTATAAATTTCATTTTTACATCTTTTTAGTTAATAATGCTAATCCAGCTATCAAAGGAAAACAACAAATCAAAAAATAGTAAAATATTGAAAAGAAGTAATCAAAACTTGCTATATTAGTAACAGATACAACCATTTTTAAGCCTTTCTTACTTTTTTATTAACAAATAAATAAAATCAAATGCGAGATAGCAAAACAAGAACAATCAAACAGAGTATAAAGCCACAAAGCGAACCGCTAAGAGCCATCAAAAAGTTATATTGTTGTTCGTTTATGCCTAAGTCATACATTTTATTTACTTCTTAATACATCAATAGCTAAAACAACAGATTTAACAACAGCAAAAGCCGTTAAAATGATAGATAAAAGAATATTGATATTAATAGCAAAATCTTTAACATTTATAAATTCATATTCCATTATTTAGCCTTTTTTAATTTAGATATTCCCCTTACTAAAAAAGCAAGGGGTTTTACACAAAGAGTAATTATCCTCTTAAAAGACGAAGACCTGTTTTAACAGAATAAATAATGCCAGAAGCAACAATTACAACACCCGCAACGCCGTAAAATGTAGCCATATCAATATTACCACTAACAGCACCATCGGAACCTAAAGAAACAGCCGCGGCGGCAGAATTAGCAGCAACAGCTGCAACAGAACCAAGAACAAACAACTTTGATTTAAAATTTTTCATTTTAAACCCCTTTCATAGATAAATTTTATTTTAGGTAGCTACTTGATAAAACATTTGATTTAAACACTTTATTAAGTAGCTACAAACTAAAATTTTAAATTACTTAGCTTTTTTATCTTCTTTAAATTCTGTTTTAGCGATTGCAATATTATCGCTTAAAAATGTATCATAAGGTGTTATAATTTTTATCACTTTGCTATCATTAGGTAAACTACCAGCAAAATGCAAAACTTCGCCTTTTTTAATTCTATCTTTTATTGATTTAGCAACTTTTCCTGCTGTTTCATTGTCAGGGCATTCAATCTTAAAAGTTGCAATCTGTAAACTATCATCTATATTATCAGTCTTTGAATTTTCAACTTCATAAACATTCTGTGAAATTAATCTAACACTAGGAGAGTAGTCATTACCTTCAAATGAACCACTTGCAGAGCTACGAACAAGAGCAAACTTAACAGAGTAAGAAACCGTAAATTCTTCTTTTAAAATTTCCATTGTAAAACCTTTTTAAATAAATTTTTTGTGTAGAACTTTTAAAAAATCTCTCCCTAAAGGTTCTACAGCAAAAGAGAGAGATAAACAGTTTATAGACTTGTTTGGGTCTTTTTTAAATTCTTAAGTTAAAAAAGATATAATTAAGAACTAAATTATTTAAATATTTATTGCAGTTACTTAAATAATTTAAGTATTTTAGTAAAAAAATTAAAAAAAGTCAATATGAATAATAAAGAATTTTGCGAAAAACTTAATATATCAGAACCAACACTTTATAACTGGAAAAAGGATAAACCCTTTTTATATAAAATTGTAATGGAATATAAAGATAAAAATGAAGATAAGAAAGAGAATTTAAGTAAAAATGAAATTTTACTTAAATATTTTAATAATTTAAGTGAATTAGAAAAAGATTATTATATTTCAGAAATAACAGCAAGAGCATTAAAAAAGGAAATAGACAAATGAAATCATTAATCACAAAATTAAAAAGCTTTTTTGACACAAAAGAAAAATCAAACAAAGATATAATAATAGAACAAGTAAAGAAAATCAGAGAAGAAAAACAATTAAACGAAATTCAAGAAAAAAACGAAGTTGAAGAAATTCAAGAAATAAAGCAAGAAAATCAAGTAAAAACAAATCAAGAAAAAAGAGTGTTTGGATTAGCTAAATCAAGAAAAGATAATAAAGAAAGTAATTATCAAAAGGGTAGAAAATACGAATTATATATTAAAAATTTCTTTGAGAACAAAGAATATAAAGTATATCCAAAAGGATATATTGAAAAAAGAAAAGATGGCGGTATAGATTTAATAGCTTATAAAAATAATGAGATGGCATTAATACAATGCAAAAACTGGACTAATCCACCAAAGCAAAAAGAATTAAAAGTATTTGTAATAAATTGCGATTTATATATAAATCAAAATAAAGATAAAATAAAAGATAAAACAATTAGAAAGCTTTTTATAACTTCAAATAGCAAACAAGATTATGGTGTAAAATGCTTTTTAGAAGAATATAACAAGCAAAATGATATAAAAATAGAATATATAATTATAAACACGGAAGATTAAAAAAATTAGTATTAATATTTTTTAAAAATTTTAGAATGGGAGCCAATACGAGCTAATTCTACAATATTATTATTTATTCTGTAAATTACAACACAATCAGACTTTAAATGACAATCAAAAAAACCTTTATAATCGCCTTTTAAAGAATGATTTTTATAAAGAACAGGAAGCGAAATTTTATCTACAAGCTTTAAATGTTCTAAAAAATCAATAAGTAAATCATCATCAAAACCTTGTTTTTTAAGATTTTTATAGTCTGATTTAAATTTATTTGAAAATTTAATCTCAATCATTTAAAGCTTTCATAATGCAATCAACATTTTGAAAAGATTTTGATAAATTTTTACCATCTTCAATATCTTTTATAACTTTCAATGTTTCATTATTAGGCTCATATTCTTCATAAAGCTCAACATCTCTATTTAAAGGCAAAAGAGATTTGATAACATTTAAAAAATCTTGATTAACATTAGTTAATGTAATAGTCATTTTTTAATCCTTTAAATTTTTAATACAGAAATATTATACAATAAATTATATAATTATCAATATATAATAAAAATTTTACTCATAACCCGAAGGTCGGCAGTTCAAATCTGTCCTCCGCAACCAAATACCCATTTTATCG from the Campylobacter pinnipediorum subsp. pinnipediorum genome contains:
- a CDS encoding DegT/DnrJ/EryC1/StrS family aminotransferase, whose product is MQEILFYKPSMDNEELDMIKKALSDQNTNIIDDFEASLRKTFDVKYAITTINNAATHHLALSAMEVKRGDKFICSVNAFPSVAQAIRYFDAEPIFVDINEDDFTINPQALEESLKKNNHKKLKGIFVNHVAGQAAMMDEIEEIAKQYDVHILEDANRAVGLTYKGEKIGAKKSLFTCFQIHSQTINPTAAAGFMVTNNDEIAKKAQLLRNYAMVSGLDKSGNMGYIYDVVDIGLKYDLTTLNGAFAFAQFKKHEAFAKKRQEIAAIYDEELKDCPHISLPVKKRDHIYNQYIIKVDKNRDGFAKELLENGIHTSLHYVPIHLLTYYKSKYGLKVNAFPNALKNYQQILSLPIYGALKEEEIYYICEKIKEIAKNRV
- a CDS encoding NAD+ synthase, which produces MDKKDYKQVQNTLVKFLSKYLEESACKGFVVGISGGIDSAVVAKLCKISNPENVNAFLLPTYFSNDENLKDGIKLCSDLNIKYKIINIQNILNNFEETLSGKLDKYSMGNLSARIRMSILYHHSALSNSLVVGTSNKSELMLGYGTIYGDLAYALNPIGELYKTEIYEFARFLEIDEKIINKAPSADLWHGQNDESDLGYSYKILDEVLFFIEKNGDNYELLYKKFKNKELIDNVLSRINRNKFKRQMPKIAEI
- a CDS encoding MBL fold metallo-hydrolase, which produces MVVFLKPFGPYQTNCYILKDNNKEIIIDPGEGSYSWVMNNVKDPRAILLTHGHFDHIYDATVLKRELKIPIFIHKLDAFMLRSDKDFCGYECCEADFMIDEGEYKFGGFKFKFLHFPGHTPGCCMIQIENLMFSGDFLFKESVGRWDFEYSSRSDMLKSLIKSKNLQGNFNMYPGHGLATTWEKEKENIDVYIRYVQRS
- a CDS encoding tyrosine-type recombinase/integrase, producing MNFNKLFDTYVSFYECILSYSTLRSDIATYNKHFRNDLGLRDVESIKFIDIQLFCNSLIKQEYKIKTIKNILVKLRVIFKFAIKMELIEKNPCDFVELPKFDNKIYFDYPISTQKKIIKAIVLNNSETCDIFFFLLHGRRKNEVLSLKWDDVNLKNKTYTIPYKINKAKKDMIYKMSEDLYNRLYKRYIEAKKNNKLDSYVFINPNTNNKYQDLRRSWKTLLKSNNLPKIRLHDIRHLVASYSINYLKLPIEQVSFTLGHTNITTTQRYITNKVEKSSETIENLINSVM
- a CDS encoding rolling circle replication-associated protein, which translates into the protein MFGVTDNDLKFCQSKMDNQKNYLLNHQFVNNLGEIKSLFDISMSANFSSKYYAEVTNRVNTIYSLSNDNLLSPVFLTITLNGCFRDALKGDYSRFKAKDYKYLPYDVKYKAKNQATLTINDLIKVLNHQWHLFIMRFRKNFKGSQSSYIRCFEPHKSDGVPHIHALFYTDKNNFDFMLKIYRDIFYAPQNLRKNAITKEQIMNNEINGFQTSIYNASGYVMKYIQKTFINVDKTDKLDELSCWYVKHKVRRFITSRTKVPLWVYRKINFISTFKDFHHLNDMKNDDNFFLEWKKEDDYINIKIPRNKEELIYLNGRLEHYIKDNLINSYDFEKQEKKKENLRIKLPDSVDVTINHLSRQAEKNRYLANYNKNKPLNRKKDFELISYYESLDKQNCNLQHLAYTENLLIDRDMSFVSNNDKKHDLNNPLVEDFIIRDLRNYEF
- a CDS encoding type II secretion system protein GspD, producing MKKIFLILVCLSSFSHAINTYINLLDLMFLTSKYNNVRIIADSEIDVSSYHFVFNGDNDKLSLDEFKKILSSKNLYIDFVDDLYIVTDKEQLKKDLKQIKFNNFIPDDVSKILTLYDINSTFSTHNNTLYFRSDDFTYRQIKQSIKDYDVLPKSATFKLVITETNLNDLYNRGTDLTSILKPLNHGDLKLYVNLLTAPYMSNSNIIKNNSSAYFGVLNFLDENGITKIISSPFLTAYNDNDVFFSSVKTIPYLTSQSEVTNSQSSTTSSFQYKDVGLKISLKPIFLKDVIKVDLSLVLEDLLNDTNTPITSKKELKSSYFLKKGDVLVLSGINKTTSNKYRNGIPILKDIWLLKYLFSVEQEKDVKSVLTVSIEII
- a CDS encoding zonular occludens toxin domain-containing protein, whose translation is MISYVIGNPGSGKTYFAVNRIYETFLKQPKKSFFDKFKKDKKETKKQDEFFYCYTNIDGFKFDLDTRFIQFDFNKFYDDISILHACYLDKKGDKYLIEVAKQYNLFKVLIILDEAHNFFKNKKDEILIWWLTYHRHLSQEIYLITQDLSLINPEYKRIAEFFYKAVDSSKRVFTNKLRYILYGSYKLYAKDEYRKINIDFSKDVFNLYHSGKIKNQSSLIKKFFLISLFLLFVLVIIFYFVIDSMTDDTNKNNTNDVKTINNIDTKNYNLSNNSKHKIIKEYNKSDHDLENLYLYNITCIDSNCFIKKSDVEFPKSFLEFIISRNSALYFTSFKIGSFTNYFFAFKSPVFDVLNSINKGSKDEKDISNSSLFK
- a CDS encoding restriction endonuclease, translated to MKSLITKLKSFFDTKEKSNKDIIIEQVKKIREEKQLNEIQEKNEVEEIQEIKQENQVKTNQEKRVFGLAKSRKDNKESNYQKGRKYELYIKNFFENKEYKVYPKGYIEKRKDGGIDLIAYKNNEMALIQCKNWTNPPKQKELKVFVINCDLYINQNKDKIKDKTIRKLFITSNSKQDYGVKCFLEEYNKQNDIKIEYIIINTED
- a CDS encoding type II toxin-antitoxin system YafQ family toxin, which codes for MIEIKFSNKFKSDYKNLKKQGFDDDLLIDFLEHLKLVDKISLPVLYKNHSLKGDYKGFFDCHLKSDCVVIYRINNNIVELARIGSHSKIFKKY